Proteins from one Salinispora arenicola genomic window:
- the crcB gene encoding fluoride efflux transporter CrcB: protein MTALLVALGAAVGAPLRYLADRAVQARFGAEFPWGTLTVNVAGSLLLGFLLGLPVPPAASALLGTGLCGALTTYSTASYETLRLATTGRLRSALVNALVGVAAAVVAATLGHLAATALP, encoded by the coding sequence ATGACCGCGCTGCTCGTCGCGCTCGGCGCGGCCGTCGGAGCCCCACTGCGCTACCTCGCCGACCGGGCGGTGCAGGCCCGCTTCGGTGCGGAGTTCCCCTGGGGCACGTTGACCGTCAACGTGGCCGGCTCGCTGCTGCTCGGCTTTCTGCTGGGACTCCCGGTCCCGCCGGCGGCCAGCGCGCTGCTCGGCACCGGGCTGTGTGGCGCCCTCACCACGTACTCGACAGCCAGCTACGAGACCCTGCGGCTGGCTACCACCGGTCGGCTCCGTTCCGCCCTGGTCAACGCGTTGGTCGGAGTCGCCGCCGCCGTTGTCGCGGCGACGCTCGGCCACCTCGCGGCGACCGCCCTGCCCTGA
- a CDS encoding fluoride efflux transporter FluC, which produces MGDRVSEPEQRRVDPDVDLAVPADRSELAAHPAAVLAAVSAGGVLGALARAGLSAALPHDPAGFPWPTFAVNLSGCLLIGVLMAVLAGRTGSSALTRPFLGVGVLGGYTTFATHAVEARQLAATGAATTAMAYLVATLTGALLAVWVGYTATERLSRTAPGEPGKPEHRPVDG; this is translated from the coding sequence ATGGGGGATCGGGTGTCCGAACCGGAACAGCGACGCGTCGACCCCGACGTCGACCTGGCCGTACCCGCCGATCGGTCGGAACTGGCCGCCCACCCGGCCGCGGTGCTTGCCGCCGTCTCCGCTGGCGGTGTGCTGGGTGCGCTGGCCCGCGCGGGCCTGTCGGCCGCGCTGCCGCACGACCCGGCCGGCTTCCCGTGGCCGACGTTCGCGGTGAACCTGAGCGGATGTCTGCTGATCGGCGTCCTGATGGCGGTGCTCGCCGGACGCACCGGCAGCTCGGCTCTGACCCGGCCGTTCCTCGGGGTCGGGGTGCTCGGTGGCTACACCACGTTCGCCACCCACGCCGTGGAGGCACGGCAGCTGGCCGCCACCGGTGCGGCGACGACCGCCATGGCCTATCTCGTGGCGACCCTGACCGGCGCGCTACTCGCCGTCTGGGTCGGGTACACGGCCACCGAACGCCTCAGCCGGACGGCCCCCGGCGAACCGGGCAAACCGGAGCACCGGCCGGTGGACGGATGA
- the paaI gene encoding hydroxyphenylacetyl-CoA thioesterase PaaI, which produces MPQPEPTEPAAAGPVVSNASGQPGATDAQRRNAAYDMFAADVASRALGIELIEAADGAAMARMRVTAAMVNGHRIAHGGYLFLLADTAFALACNSHGPVTVAAGGDILFVRPAYEGDVLFARAVERVRYGRSGIYDVTVTRDGGAVIAEFRGRSRILNGA; this is translated from the coding sequence ATGCCCCAGCCGGAGCCGACCGAACCGGCCGCGGCGGGGCCAGTCGTCTCGAACGCGTCTGGTCAGCCTGGGGCGACGGATGCTCAGCGGCGCAACGCCGCCTATGACATGTTCGCCGCTGATGTCGCCTCACGTGCGCTCGGCATCGAGCTGATCGAGGCCGCGGACGGTGCGGCGATGGCCCGGATGCGAGTGACCGCGGCGATGGTCAACGGTCACCGTATCGCCCACGGTGGCTACCTGTTCCTGCTCGCCGACACCGCGTTCGCGTTGGCCTGTAACAGCCACGGCCCGGTGACGGTCGCGGCCGGCGGCGACATTCTCTTCGTCCGGCCGGCGTACGAGGGGGATGTGCTGTTCGCCCGGGCTGTCGAGCGCGTCCGGTACGGGCGCAGCGGGATCTACGACGTCACCGTCACCCGGGACGGCGGTGCCGTGATCGCCGAGTTCCGTGGCCGGAGCCGTATCCTGAACGGGGCCTGA
- a CDS encoding membrane protein, producing MSTYQDSQRPSWGRRRPGRLLAGGLVASGLVVGATGLVGVAGAAAAHHDRPSASENAYAAGDDSARDRGWERRAAPVPCDSAKLIAALVRVNAEGGGALRLAPRCTYTLTDAFHQPDAYDGGIRDAREAADAAENPGQAEKPPRNPADDKAGLPVIYHPVIIEGEHATIERRRDAEDFRFFTVRDAGELTLRNVTLVGGRSAAEGGAVHVVHGASAVIERVTALHNTSYSAEGGGGALFNDGNMVVRDSTLVDNHAYGREGKGGGLLNNGVLTLHSSTFEGNSAAAYGGGLGNYQAAAEVHTSTFERNSAAQGGGLASFSARTRVSDTKVVGNRAQTGGGIANSDALIFLRDMEIRGNVASGDGGGVSSFQGLVPLDDSVVAGNTAHGSGGGVYAAKSNLLVRDSTVRHNAAVGARSHGGGVAVSMGRVALYRSLVAENRSTLPAGGLDVDKAQATVGPKTVVAENRPSNCMGSTSPVPNCFR from the coding sequence ATGTCCACGTATCAGGACAGCCAGCGACCGTCGTGGGGCCGGCGACGGCCCGGACGGCTGCTCGCCGGCGGGCTGGTGGCCAGCGGCCTGGTCGTCGGAGCGACGGGGCTGGTCGGCGTTGCCGGCGCGGCCGCGGCCCACCACGACCGGCCATCCGCCAGCGAGAACGCGTACGCGGCTGGGGACGACTCCGCCCGCGACCGCGGCTGGGAACGCAGGGCGGCGCCGGTACCCTGTGACAGCGCCAAGCTGATCGCCGCGCTGGTCCGGGTCAACGCCGAGGGCGGCGGGGCGCTGCGGCTCGCGCCGAGGTGCACCTACACGCTCACCGATGCCTTCCACCAGCCCGACGCCTACGACGGCGGGATCCGTGACGCGCGGGAAGCGGCGGACGCGGCCGAAAACCCCGGCCAGGCCGAGAAACCGCCCCGCAACCCGGCCGACGACAAGGCGGGGTTGCCGGTCATCTACCACCCGGTGATCATCGAGGGTGAGCACGCCACGATCGAGCGTCGTCGCGATGCTGAGGACTTCCGCTTCTTCACCGTCCGCGACGCTGGTGAACTGACGCTGCGTAACGTCACGCTCGTCGGCGGTCGCTCCGCCGCCGAGGGTGGTGCCGTCCACGTGGTGCACGGCGCATCGGCCGTGATCGAGCGGGTCACGGCGCTGCACAACACCTCGTACTCGGCGGAGGGTGGCGGCGGTGCGCTGTTCAACGACGGCAACATGGTCGTCCGGGACAGCACACTGGTCGACAACCACGCGTACGGCCGGGAGGGCAAGGGCGGGGGCCTGCTCAACAACGGGGTGCTGACCCTGCACTCCTCAACCTTCGAAGGCAACAGCGCCGCCGCGTACGGTGGCGGGCTGGGCAACTACCAGGCCGCAGCCGAGGTGCACACGAGTACCTTCGAGCGGAATTCGGCGGCGCAGGGCGGCGGCCTGGCCAGCTTCTCGGCCCGTACCCGGGTCTCCGACACGAAGGTCGTCGGCAACAGGGCGCAGACCGGCGGTGGAATCGCGAACTCGGACGCGCTGATCTTCCTGCGGGACATGGAGATCCGGGGCAACGTCGCCTCCGGCGACGGTGGCGGCGTCTCCAGCTTCCAGGGCCTTGTGCCGCTGGACGACAGCGTGGTGGCGGGCAACACCGCACACGGCTCCGGTGGCGGCGTCTACGCGGCCAAGTCGAACCTGCTGGTGCGGGACAGCACGGTTCGGCACAACGCCGCTGTCGGGGCGAGGTCCCACGGTGGCGGGGTCGCGGTCAGCATGGGCCGGGTCGCGCTCTACCGCAGCCTCGTCGCCGAGAATCGGTCAACCCTGCCGGCCGGTGGTCTGGACGTGGACAAGGCCCAGGCCACTGTGGGCCCGAAGACCGTGGTCGCGGAGAACCGGCCGTCCAACTGTATGGGTAGCACCAGCCCGGTGCCGAACTGCTTCCGGTAG